In Pseudomonas sp. MTM4, one genomic interval encodes:
- a CDS encoding multidrug transporter yields MNLFRSTAVALALTTGLLTMPAQAQSVQQNASGDPMYTVEAPKAFSIVGDLLIARPLLIAATVVGAGLFVVSLPFTAMGGGIKETGKALVVEPGAAAFARCLGCTRVGYNRQD; encoded by the coding sequence ATGAATCTGTTTCGTTCCACTGCTGTTGCTTTGGCCCTGACCACTGGTCTGTTGACTATGCCGGCTCAGGCGCAATCGGTGCAGCAGAACGCCAGCGGCGATCCCATGTATACCGTTGAAGCGCCCAAAGCCTTTTCGATCGTCGGCGATCTGCTGATTGCGCGGCCTTTATTGATCGCGGCGACCGTCGTCGGTGCCGGCCTGTTCGTCGTCAGCCTGCCATTTACCGCCATGGGCGGCGGCATCAAGGAAACCGGCAAGGCGCTGGTGGTCGAGCCCGGTGCTGCGGCCTTCGCCCGCTGCCTGGGTTGTACCCGCGTCGGTTACAACCGCCAGGATTGA
- a CDS encoding YfhL family 4Fe-4S dicluster ferredoxin, giving the protein MSLIITDDCINCDVCEPECPNSAISQGEEIYVIDPNLCTECVGHYDEPQCQQVCPVDCIPLDASNVESKAELMQKYMIITGKA; this is encoded by the coding sequence ATGTCCCTGATAATCACCGATGACTGCATCAACTGCGACGTGTGCGAGCCCGAGTGCCCGAACAGCGCGATTTCCCAGGGCGAGGAAATCTACGTCATCGACCCCAACCTCTGCACCGAATGCGTCGGCCATTACGATGAGCCGCAGTGCCAGCAGGTTTGCCCGGTTGACTGCATTCCCCTCGATGCGAGCAATGTCGAAAGCAAGGCCGAGCTGATGCAGAAGTACATGATCATCACCGGCAAAGCCTGA
- the coaD gene encoding pantetheine-phosphate adenylyltransferase: MNRVLYPGTFDPITMGHTDLVERASRLFDEVIIAVAASPNKNPLFPLEQRVALAQEVTSHLSNVKVMGFSTLLAHFVAEQKANVLLRGLRAVSDFEYEFQLANMNRQLVPDVESLFLTPSEKFSYISSTLVREIARLGGDVSKFVHPSVMKALTERYASR, translated from the coding sequence ATGAATCGAGTGCTGTATCCGGGAACCTTCGATCCGATCACCATGGGCCACACCGACCTGGTCGAACGCGCCTCACGCCTGTTCGACGAGGTGATCATTGCGGTCGCTGCCAGCCCCAACAAGAACCCCCTGTTCCCGCTGGAGCAGCGCGTAGCACTGGCGCAAGAAGTCACTTCGCATCTGTCGAACGTCAAGGTGATGGGCTTCTCCACGTTGCTGGCGCACTTCGTCGCCGAGCAGAAGGCCAACGTCCTGCTACGCGGTCTGCGTGCGGTCTCCGACTTCGAATACGAGTTCCAACTGGCCAACATGAACCGCCAGCTCGTTCCGGATGTGGAAAGCCTTTTCCTGACACCGTCAGAGAAGTTTTCCTACATTTCCTCGACGCTGGTGCGCGAAATCGCCCGGCTCGGCGGCGACGTCTCGAAGTTCGTTCATCCGTCCGTGATGAAGGCGCTGACCGAGCGCTACGCCTCGCGCTAA
- a CDS encoding twin-arginine translocation pathway signal protein, with amino-acid sequence MTTTTRRSLLKVGLFGSAALAGAGLLGSLPGCSAERPASGFIQLRDSDLPMLRRLTPVVLEGAIPVPDTARAVTSTLASLDQGLAHLPPAVSKQVQQLFDLLSLPLTRGPLTGIWGGWGQAQDTEIQAFLQRWENSSLDLLRQGCASLQQMILMAWYGRVESWAHCGYPGPPSIS; translated from the coding sequence ATGACAACCACGACCCGCCGCAGCCTGCTCAAGGTCGGCCTGTTCGGTAGCGCCGCGCTGGCCGGCGCCGGCCTGCTCGGCAGCCTCCCCGGTTGCAGTGCCGAGCGTCCGGCGAGTGGCTTCATACAGCTGCGCGACAGTGATCTGCCGATGCTGCGTCGCCTCACACCTGTGGTGCTGGAGGGCGCGATACCAGTGCCGGATACCGCCCGCGCCGTCACGAGCACCCTGGCGAGCCTCGACCAGGGGCTGGCGCACCTGCCACCTGCCGTATCGAAACAGGTCCAGCAACTGTTCGATCTGCTCAGCCTCCCGCTCACCCGGGGCCCGCTGACCGGGATCTGGGGCGGCTGGGGACAGGCGCAGGACACCGAAATCCAGGCGTTCCTGCAGCGCTGGGAGAACAGCTCGCTGGACCTGCTGCGACAAGGCTGCGCCTCGCTGCAGCAGATGATTCTGATGGCCTGGTACGGCCGTGTGGAATCTTGGGCGCACTGCGGTTACCCCGGGCCGCCCAGTATCTCGTGA
- a CDS encoding coniferyl aldehyde dehydrogenase has product MLATVAYLDPTQSEIERLQPLFERQRKAFQAYPSPGAEDRLQWLEALHDLLAHHQQPLIEAISEDFGNRSADETRLAEIMPSLHGIRYAKRRLRRWMKPSRRSVGMAFQPASARVVYQPLGVVGIIVPWNYPLYLAIGPLIGALAAGNRVMVKMSEATPATGRLIKKLLAQIFPDEQVAVILGEADTGIAFSQLPFDHLLFTGSTSVGRHVMRAAAENLTPVTLELGGKSPAIVSAEVPLADAAERIAFGKTLNAGQTCVAPDYVLVPRQRIEGFVDAYREAVRRFYPQLADNPDYTSIINPRQYARLQGYLDDAQAKGARVLPLFEQGQQRRMPHCMVLGVSDDMQLMQDEIFGPLLPIVPYDDLDQALAYINARPRPLALYYFGYDKAEQRHVLRHTHSGGACLNDTLLHVAQDDLPFGGVGPSGMGHYHGHEGFLTFSKAKGVFVKQRFNAARLIYPPYGRALQKLIYKLFVR; this is encoded by the coding sequence ATGCTTGCCACTGTCGCCTATCTGGACCCGACACAATCCGAGATCGAACGCCTGCAGCCGCTGTTCGAGCGTCAACGCAAGGCATTTCAGGCCTATCCCAGCCCTGGCGCCGAGGATCGCCTGCAGTGGCTGGAAGCGTTGCACGATCTGCTCGCGCACCATCAGCAGCCACTGATCGAGGCCATCAGCGAGGACTTCGGCAACCGCTCGGCGGATGAAACGCGGCTGGCAGAGATCATGCCCAGCCTGCACGGCATTCGTTACGCCAAGCGCCGGCTGCGCCGCTGGATGAAGCCTTCGCGCCGCAGCGTCGGCATGGCGTTTCAGCCGGCCAGCGCACGGGTGGTTTATCAGCCGCTCGGCGTGGTCGGCATCATCGTGCCCTGGAACTATCCGCTGTATCTGGCCATCGGTCCGCTGATCGGCGCGCTGGCGGCGGGCAATCGGGTGATGGTGAAGATGAGCGAAGCCACTCCGGCGACGGGGCGGCTAATAAAGAAGCTGCTGGCGCAGATCTTCCCCGACGAGCAGGTCGCGGTGATCCTCGGCGAAGCCGATACGGGCATCGCCTTCTCGCAGCTGCCCTTCGACCACCTGCTGTTCACCGGTAGCACCAGCGTTGGGCGGCATGTGATGCGCGCCGCCGCGGAAAACCTGACGCCCGTCACGCTCGAACTGGGCGGCAAATCGCCCGCCATCGTCTCGGCCGAGGTACCGCTGGCCGACGCCGCCGAGCGTATCGCCTTCGGCAAGACGCTCAATGCTGGCCAAACCTGTGTCGCCCCGGATTACGTGCTGGTTCCACGGCAGCGTATCGAGGGTTTCGTCGATGCCTATCGAGAGGCCGTACGGCGTTTTTACCCGCAGCTGGCGGACAACCCTGACTACACCTCCATCATCAATCCGCGTCAGTACGCCCGGCTGCAGGGTTATCTGGACGATGCCCAAGCCAAGGGCGCCCGCGTGCTGCCGCTGTTCGAGCAAGGCCAGCAACGACGCATGCCGCACTGCATGGTGCTCGGCGTCAGCGATGACATGCAGCTGATGCAAGATGAGATTTTCGGCCCTTTGCTGCCCATCGTGCCCTACGACGACCTTGATCAGGCGCTTGCCTACATCAACGCCCGCCCCCGCCCGCTGGCGCTCTATTACTTCGGCTATGACAAGGCCGAGCAGCGCCACGTGCTGCGTCATACCCACTCCGGCGGCGCCTGCCTCAACGACACGCTGCTGCATGTCGCACAGGACGATCTGCCGTTCGGCGGCGTCGGCCCGTCCGGCATGGGCCACTATCACGGACACGAGGGATTTCTGACCTTCAGCAAGGCCAAGGGCGTTTTCGTCAAGCAGCGCTTTAACGCTGCGCGGCTGATTTATCCCCCGTACGGCAGAGCGCTGCAAAAACTGATCTACAAGCTCTTCGTGCGCTGA
- a CDS encoding TetR/AcrR family transcriptional regulator → MSAKPNTRERILEASLELFNSQGERSVTTNHIAAHLGISPGNFYYHFRNKQMIIAELFGRYEADVDGFLQLPVGRALTIDDKTLYLEALLSAMWDYRFMHQDLEHLLGSDEQLAERYRLFARRHLLSAQRIYQGFVDARILAMTPRQVEALSVNAWIIMTSWVRFLCTADGAPNQALNRESLRRGIFQLLALEDGYVTADARSSIEALYRQLYAPMSSLV, encoded by the coding sequence ATGTCTGCAAAACCCAATACCCGCGAACGCATCCTCGAGGCCAGCCTGGAGCTGTTCAACAGCCAGGGTGAGCGCAGCGTGACCACCAACCATATCGCCGCGCATCTCGGGATTTCACCGGGCAACTTTTATTACCACTTCCGTAACAAGCAAATGATCATCGCCGAGCTGTTTGGCCGCTATGAGGCGGATGTCGATGGTTTTTTGCAGCTGCCGGTAGGTCGCGCGCTGACTATTGATGACAAGACCCTCTATCTCGAAGCCTTGCTCTCGGCGATGTGGGATTACCGCTTCATGCATCAGGATCTGGAACATCTGCTGGGCAGCGATGAGCAGCTGGCCGAGCGCTATCGCCTCTTCGCCAGGCGCCATCTGTTGAGTGCGCAGCGGATCTATCAGGGCTTCGTCGACGCCAGGATCCTCGCCATGACGCCGCGTCAGGTGGAGGCGCTGTCGGTCAACGCCTGGATCATCATGACGTCCTGGGTGCGCTTTCTCTGCACCGCCGACGGCGCGCCAAACCAGGCGCTGAACAGGGAGTCCCTGCGCCGAGGTATCTTTCAGCTGCTGGCACTCGAGGATGGTTACGTGACAGCAGATGCTCGATCGTCGATCGAAGCGCTCTACCGGCAGCTATACGCACCGATGTCTTCACTTGTCTGA
- the bcsQ gene encoding cellulose biosynthesis protein BcsQ, giving the protein MPLICITSPKGGVGKTTLAANLAFALQRLGHPVVVIDFDVQNALRLHLGIALNDDRGYVAHAPHQPNWSRLSLTTQSGIRVLPYGDCSAEATQLFERHLREDPNVLAEGLRDFLAVPGLMVIADTPPGPTAALDALDRIADYRVAVLLADSGSISQLPKIEQGDFYRYSRNDLSSVGYIVNQVDRRRRLNQDVTEFLRARLGSQVLGMVHRDEALAEALATQQTVFTFEPAAASAHDIDQIARRLAQRLEHSQAHRQAHRN; this is encoded by the coding sequence ATGCCATTGATCTGCATAACCTCGCCCAAAGGGGGCGTTGGTAAAACGACCCTGGCTGCTAACCTCGCCTTTGCCTTGCAGCGTCTTGGTCATCCGGTCGTCGTCATCGATTTCGACGTGCAGAACGCGCTTCGTCTACATTTGGGCATTGCGCTCAACGACGACCGTGGTTATGTCGCTCATGCGCCACACCAGCCCAATTGGAGCCGGCTCAGCCTGACCACGCAGAGCGGAATTCGCGTGTTGCCTTATGGCGATTGCTCGGCGGAAGCGACGCAGCTTTTCGAACGGCATCTTCGTGAAGATCCCAACGTACTCGCGGAGGGGCTGCGTGACTTTCTGGCGGTCCCCGGTTTGATGGTGATAGCGGACACGCCTCCGGGGCCGACCGCGGCACTCGATGCGCTGGATCGCATCGCCGATTATCGGGTCGCCGTATTGCTGGCGGATTCGGGATCGATATCCCAGTTGCCGAAGATCGAGCAGGGCGACTTCTACCGTTATTCGCGAAACGACCTGAGCTCGGTTGGATATATCGTCAATCAGGTAGACAGGCGTCGGCGACTCAATCAGGACGTAACCGAGTTTCTTCGTGCGAGGCTTGGAAGCCAGGTGCTGGGCATGGTTCACCGTGACGAGGCGCTCGCCGAGGCCCTTGCTACGCAGCAAACCGTCTTTACCTTCGAGCCTGCCGCGGCGTCAGCGCACGACATCGACCAGATAGCTCGTCGTTTGGCGCAACGACTCGAGCATAGCCAGGCCCACCGTCAGGCTCACCGGAACTAA
- the bcsA gene encoding UDP-forming cellulose synthase catalytic subunit, protein MSHEIGLARQVLANLVLCCSLAALGLVVVVPMALEMQALLMVTTIGAALVLGRMRSRLMTLVMIVISVTVSLRYMYWRTTETLVFGNGLETFLGFGLYLAEIYTLVILILGYIQTAWPLERRIAPLPEDVSLWPTVDVYIPTYNESLSVVQDTVLAAQNLAYPRDKLSIYILDDGKRPEFGAFAAAAGVGYIARSDNNHAKAGNLNHGMAKTHGELICIFDCDHVATQIFLQATVGAFLDDPKLALIQTPHHFYSPDPFERNLSAGRKVPNEGELFYGPVQKGNDFWNATFFCGSCAVIRRRALEDTNGFAVETVTEDAHTALKLQRKGWNTAFLGIPLAAGLATERLVLHVGQRIRWARGMTQIMRLDNPLLGRGLSLPQRLCYLNAMLHFQFALPRIVFLTAPLAYLLLDQNIIFSSAAAIFVYALPHLAVAIITNTRIQGKHRYTFWGEIYETVLCFHIVLPTLVTLFSPKRGRFNVTDKGDLLDKDYFDARIVRPHIIVAAVLLLGIALGCVRYFWLATIAPNPYVLALNIAWALFSLVLLFAAIAVAHEKRQVRETIRIDIKLPVVLHLDNGRTLQTTTEDISMGGMRLALPTEEMLTEVVEYAEITYGERSQIFEVKVSGAEPGILRLNFQAPGIAQRRELVRIIMGRADAWLPLESPGRDRPLRSLLLVVRTAISPLLRRRKKYASGESAKPLERPVSNAAAMVLVAVFTAASVIAPNTTLAQVSPLPDLPAPQAETVELPVPVFSVPTRVETLTFGKLGFASDPSIRGMRGELNVPFSVSQQDLVTEARLKLTMSHSDRLLPETSDLEVLLNGELIQRVALTPDTASGQSLEVPLDPMMMLPYNRLIFRLRAHYSDQCENPFNPALWATLSRSSAIELVTQPLPMVNDLAALPQPFFDPASQGIVTLPFIFGAEPNAAMAESAAAVASYFGAQAGYRSARFPVHYDELPTTNAILIATAGALPDGIELPVIEGPTLAVIDNPRQPLSKLLLVLGRDANELKVAVDVLTLQSQGLTGDRARVQARPVAPRVPFDAPAWLRTDEPVPLAQLTEEGALTSTSLMPGQMTIDFRAAPDTFVWRNGNIPLRLHYRFPEGEWFDASKSRLDIALNDNYLTSLPVLKPGLFEKAKQRLGYPSRLEEIVVPIPAYLIYGQNRLDFYFNLDYGDTSECGSSLPDAAYSAIEGDSTIDLSKTYHFAQLPNLSFFVGAGFPFTRMADLSETLAILPKSPAESELQALLELAGRFGNASGYPARGLRVQLGSQLSDTMKGKDLLVVGQIGARLEVDPLLAKSAFRREDAHLRVREQSPLERAITLAKGDWGRETDAADRTLSGYQNFQGLLSAASPVDDTRIMVMLLASRQEWLPDAVQRLENAQLNTDIRGDLAVFESNNRVMSYRVGQQLTYGTLPLNKYARWLFSERPFLLMFMLLIAAAVAAACLYPLLRARAARREQS, encoded by the coding sequence ATGTCGCACGAAATTGGCCTGGCCAGGCAAGTCCTGGCTAACCTGGTGCTGTGCTGCTCGCTCGCCGCTCTGGGTCTGGTCGTCGTCGTTCCGATGGCGTTGGAAATGCAGGCCCTGCTGATGGTCACCACCATCGGTGCCGCACTCGTGCTGGGCAGGATGCGCAGCCGCTTGATGACGTTGGTGATGATCGTCATCTCGGTCACCGTCTCGCTGCGATACATGTACTGGCGCACGACCGAAACGCTGGTGTTCGGCAATGGGCTCGAAACCTTCCTCGGATTCGGGCTCTATCTGGCCGAGATTTACACCTTGGTCATCCTGATCCTTGGCTACATCCAGACCGCATGGCCACTGGAGCGCCGTATTGCGCCGTTGCCGGAGGATGTTTCGCTCTGGCCGACCGTCGATGTCTATATCCCGACCTACAACGAGAGCCTGAGCGTCGTTCAGGACACCGTGCTCGCCGCGCAGAACCTGGCGTACCCGCGTGACAAGCTGAGCATTTACATTCTCGACGACGGCAAACGCCCTGAATTCGGCGCATTCGCCGCAGCGGCGGGTGTCGGCTATATCGCCCGGTCCGACAATAACCATGCAAAGGCCGGCAATCTGAATCACGGCATGGCGAAGACCCACGGCGAGCTGATTTGCATCTTCGATTGCGACCACGTGGCGACGCAGATTTTTCTGCAGGCCACAGTCGGCGCATTTCTGGACGACCCGAAGCTGGCCTTGATCCAGACGCCGCACCACTTCTATTCCCCCGACCCGTTCGAGCGGAACCTTTCGGCGGGTCGCAAGGTGCCCAACGAGGGCGAGCTCTTTTACGGGCCCGTACAAAAGGGTAATGACTTCTGGAATGCCACATTCTTTTGTGGCTCCTGTGCCGTCATTCGCCGCCGAGCGCTGGAAGATACCAATGGGTTCGCGGTGGAAACCGTGACCGAAGATGCCCATACGGCGCTCAAACTCCAGCGTAAGGGCTGGAATACCGCATTTCTTGGAATACCGCTCGCAGCGGGGTTGGCGACAGAGCGTCTTGTCCTGCACGTAGGACAACGCATTCGCTGGGCGCGCGGAATGACACAGATCATGCGTCTGGACAATCCGCTGCTGGGGCGCGGTTTGTCGTTGCCGCAGCGGCTTTGCTACCTGAACGCGATGTTGCACTTTCAATTCGCCCTGCCGCGCATCGTCTTTTTGACGGCTCCGCTCGCGTATCTGCTGCTGGACCAGAACATCATCTTTTCGTCGGCTGCCGCCATTTTCGTCTATGCGTTGCCGCATCTGGCCGTCGCGATCATCACCAATACCCGTATCCAGGGTAAGCACCGTTACACCTTCTGGGGCGAGATATACGAGACGGTCCTTTGTTTTCACATTGTCTTGCCGACGCTCGTCACGCTATTCAGCCCGAAGCGCGGCAGATTCAACGTGACGGACAAAGGCGATCTGCTGGACAAGGATTACTTCGATGCGCGCATCGTGCGGCCTCATATCATCGTTGCCGCCGTTTTGTTGCTCGGGATCGCGCTCGGCTGCGTACGGTACTTCTGGCTCGCCACCATTGCGCCAAACCCCTACGTACTGGCTCTGAACATTGCCTGGGCCCTGTTCAGCCTGGTGCTGTTGTTCGCTGCCATCGCCGTTGCACACGAAAAGCGTCAGGTACGGGAAACGATTCGGATCGATATCAAGTTGCCGGTCGTGCTGCATCTGGACAACGGCCGCACGTTGCAAACGACTACCGAAGATATCTCGATGGGCGGAATGCGCCTGGCATTGCCGACGGAGGAAATGCTCACCGAGGTGGTCGAGTATGCCGAAATAACTTATGGCGAACGTTCCCAGATCTTCGAAGTGAAAGTGTCCGGCGCAGAGCCCGGCATCTTGCGCCTCAACTTCCAGGCGCCTGGAATCGCTCAGCGACGCGAACTCGTTCGTATCATCATGGGCCGGGCGGATGCATGGTTGCCGCTCGAATCACCAGGCCGAGACCGGCCGCTGCGCTCGCTGTTACTGGTCGTCAGAACCGCGATTTCTCCTTTGCTCCGACGACGCAAAAAGTATGCGTCCGGTGAAAGCGCGAAACCCCTTGAACGGCCCGTATCGAATGCCGCCGCCATGGTTCTGGTGGCCGTGTTCACGGCGGCGTCGGTGATAGCGCCGAACACTACGCTCGCGCAGGTTTCGCCATTGCCCGATCTTCCCGCGCCGCAGGCAGAGACCGTTGAGCTACCTGTACCGGTGTTTAGCGTACCGACCCGGGTGGAGACGCTGACGTTTGGCAAACTGGGCTTTGCCAGCGATCCCTCCATTCGTGGGATGCGCGGTGAGTTGAACGTCCCGTTTTCCGTCAGCCAGCAGGATCTGGTCACCGAAGCGCGCCTGAAGCTCACCATGAGCCACTCGGACCGGCTGCTGCCGGAAACTAGCGACCTGGAAGTCCTGCTCAACGGCGAATTGATCCAGCGCGTTGCGCTCACGCCGGATACCGCGTCCGGTCAGAGCCTCGAAGTGCCGCTCGATCCAATGATGATGCTGCCCTACAACCGCTTGATTTTTCGCCTGCGCGCCCATTATTCGGACCAGTGCGAGAATCCGTTCAACCCGGCGCTCTGGGCGACACTCAGCCGCAGTTCAGCGATCGAACTGGTCACGCAGCCGCTGCCAATGGTCAACGACCTGGCCGCGTTGCCGCAGCCGTTCTTCGACCCTGCCAGCCAGGGCATCGTCACGCTGCCGTTCATCTTCGGTGCCGAGCCAAACGCCGCCATGGCCGAAAGTGCTGCGGCGGTCGCTTCGTACTTCGGTGCGCAGGCCGGCTACCGCAGCGCGCGTTTTCCTGTCCATTACGACGAGCTGCCGACCACCAACGCCATCTTGATCGCGACCGCCGGTGCACTGCCCGATGGGATCGAATTGCCAGTGATCGAAGGTCCGACGCTGGCGGTGATCGACAACCCCCGCCAGCCTCTGTCCAAGTTGTTGCTCGTGCTGGGGCGCGATGCCAACGAGCTGAAAGTCGCCGTCGACGTGCTGACGTTGCAGAGCCAGGGCCTGACCGGCGATCGCGCGCGGGTACAGGCTCGTCCGGTTGCACCCAGAGTGCCGTTCGACGCGCCCGCCTGGTTGCGCACGGATGAGCCTGTGCCGCTGGCGCAGCTGACGGAGGAGGGCGCGCTGACCAGTACCAGCCTCATGCCTGGGCAGATGACCATCGACTTCCGCGCGGCGCCCGATACCTTCGTCTGGCGCAACGGCAATATCCCGCTGCGCCTGCATTACCGCTTCCCGGAGGGCGAGTGGTTCGATGCCTCGAAGTCGCGCCTCGATATCGCCCTGAACGACAACTACCTGACCTCGCTGCCGGTGCTCAAGCCCGGACTGTTCGAAAAGGCCAAACAGCGGCTTGGCTATCCCTCGCGGCTGGAAGAAATCGTGGTGCCGATTCCCGCCTATCTGATCTACGGGCAGAACCGGCTCGACTTCTATTTCAACCTGGATTACGGCGACACCTCGGAGTGCGGTAGCAGCCTGCCGGACGCTGCCTATTCGGCCATCGAGGGCGACTCGACGATCGATCTTTCCAAGACCTACCACTTCGCGCAGCTGCCCAACCTCTCCTTTTTCGTCGGCGCGGGTTTTCCGTTCACGCGCATGGCCGACCTGTCAGAGACCCTGGCGATCCTGCCGAAATCGCCTGCGGAGTCCGAGTTGCAAGCCTTGCTGGAACTGGCCGGCCGCTTTGGCAATGCCAGCGGCTATCCCGCGCGCGGCTTGCGCGTGCAGCTCGGCAGTCAGCTGAGCGACACGATGAAGGGAAAGGATCTGCTGGTGGTCGGCCAGATCGGCGCGCGGCTCGAAGTCGACCCGCTGCTGGCGAAGTCGGCGTTTCGCCGCGAAGACGCGCATTTGCGGGTGCGGGAGCAGAGTCCGCTGGAGCGCGCGATCACCTTGGCCAAGGGCGATTGGGGGCGGGAAACCGATGCCGCCGACCGGACGCTCTCCGGCTATCAGAATTTTCAGGGGCTGCTAAGCGCTGCATCCCCCGTGGATGACACGCGGATCATGGTCATGCTGCTGGCGAGTCGTCAGGAGTGGCTGCCGGATGCGGTGCAGCGGCTCGAGAATGCCCAGCTGAACACTGACATTCGGGGTGACCTCGCCGTGTTCGAAAGCAACAATCGGGTCATGAGCTATCGAGTCGGCCAGCAACTCACCTACGGCACGCTTCCCCTCAACAAATACGCGCGCTGGCTCTTCAGTGAGCGCCCCTTCTTATTGATGTTCATGCTGCTGATCGCCGCTGCCGTGGCGGCCGCCTGTCTTTATCCTCTGCTGCGTGCCCGTGCGGCTCGCCGGGAGCAATCATGA